A genome region from Hevea brasiliensis isolate MT/VB/25A 57/8 chromosome 7, ASM3005281v1, whole genome shotgun sequence includes the following:
- the LOC110652163 gene encoding beta-1,4-xylosyltransferase IRX14, with the protein MKLSALRLSYMNRRSTSFRGSAPLDSSAESAVKSPAAIFWLLLHGVCCLISLVLGFRFSRLVFLFLFSTSASNLYGMPFRQLATTADLANPLNVPYNPVVNPEVPAINKTVSSRVIVGRHGIRIRPWPHPNPAEVMRAHQIIESVQKEQRIQFGVKSPKTVIAVTPTYVRTFQRLHLTGVMHSLMLVPYGVVWIVVEAGGVTDETAAIIAKSGVRTIHIGFKQRMPNSWEARHKLEVKMRLRALRVVREQKLDGIVMFADDSNMHSMDLFDEIQNVKWFGAVSIGILAHSGGADESSLVTVKEEVEKRSSMPVQGPACNASNKLAGWHTFNSLPYEGKSAILIDDRATVLPQQLEWAGFVMNSRLLWKETEDKPDWMKDLDSVDADIESPLSLLKDPSVTEPLGSCGRQVLLWWLRVEARSDSKFPPGWIIDPPLEITVLSKRTPWPDVPPEPPITEKPVINISEQTVKHTKTRSSRSKRRSKRKHEAKVVDTQVSVRHSEQN; encoded by the exons ATGAAGCTCTCGGCGCTGCGGCTGAGCTACATGAATCGCCGGAGCACCAGCTTCAGAGGATCAGCGCCGTTAGATTCGTCTGCTGAAAGTGCGGTTAAATCTCCCGCAGCTATCTTTTGGCTCCTTCTCCATGGTGTTTGCTGCCTTATTAGTCTCGTACTCGGTTTCCGTTTCTCTCGTTTagtttttctatttcttttctccacCTCTGCCTCTAATCTCTACGGCATGCCATTCCGTCAGCTCGCCACCACCGCTGACCTCGCCAATCCTCTTAATGTCCCTTACAATCCGGTTGTTAACCCCGAAGTGCCTGCAATTAACAAAACCGTCAGCTCTAGAGTTATCGTTGGCCGCCATGGGATCCGGATCCGGCCTTGGCCCCATCCGAATCCGGCCGAGGTGATGAGAGCGCACCAGATAATTGAGAGCGTTCAGAAAGAGCAGAGGATTCAGTTTGGAGTGAAGAGCCCAAAGACTGTTATCGCGGTTACGCCAACTTATGTACGGACTTTCCAGAGGCTGCATTTGACCGGTGTTATGCACTCGCTGATGCTGGTCCCATATGGCGTTGTTTGGATCGTGGTAGAGGCCGGTGGAGTCACTGATGAAACCGCTGCTATTATCGCGAAATCTGGAGTTAGGACTATTCATATCGGATTCAAGCAGAGAATGCCGAATTCGTGGGAGGCACGGCATAAATTGGAGGTTAAAATGCGGCTTCGTGCTTTGAG AGTTGTGAGAGAGCAGAAGCTAGATGGGATAGTGATGTTTGCTGATGATAGTAATATGCATAGTATGGACCTATTTGATGAGATCCAGAATGTGAAGTGGTTTGGTGCTGTTTCCATTGGGATTCTTGCTCATTCAGGTGGTGCCGATGAGTCATCATTGGTTACAGTTAAGGAGGAGGTTGAGAAGAGGTCGTCAATGCCCGTTCAAGGTCCTGCTTGTAATGCATCTAACAAGTTGGCTGGTTGGCATACCTTTAATTCTCTACCGTATGAAGGGAAGAGTGCAATCCTTATCGATGATAGGGCAACTGTACTGCCTCAACAGCTGGAATGGGCTGGGTTTGTGATGAATTCTAGGTTGCTTTGGAAGGAAACTGAAGATAAACCAGACTGGATGAAGGATTTAGATTCTGTTGATGCGGATATAGAAAGTCCTCTATCTCTGTTGAAGGACCCTTCTGTGACGGAGCCACTGGGAAGCTGTGGGAGACAAGTTTTGCTTTGGTGGCTTCGTGTTGAAGCTCGCAGCGATAGCAAATTTCCTCCAGg ATGGATAATTGACCCGCCTTTGGAAATTACAGTCCTATCAAAACGAACACCATGGCCAGATGTTCCTCCTGAACCTCCTATTACTGAAAAGCCAGTGATTAACATCTCAGAGCAGACTGTTAAGCATACCAAGACGAGATCATCCAGATCAAAACGCAGAAGTAAGAGAAAACATGAAGCAAAAGTGGTGGATACACAGGTTTCTGTGAGACATTCCGAGCAAAACTGA
- the LOC110652162 gene encoding UPF0481 protein At3g47200-like, whose translation MSLGDFLFQPKSHVPAIAFSSKDVVAVFPRELLSCINKNLEQARQDDAAGSWAKLCIYRVPHYLREGDDKAYVPQLVSLASHHHGKNRLRQMDRHKWRSLHHVLKRTNKDIKLFLDSIRELEEKAHSCYEVSIAVNSNEFVEMMVLDGCFVLELAAEGFKQLGNAGNDPVYIFKIK comes from the exons ATGTCTTTGGGAGATTTCCTTTTTCAACCAAAATCACATGTGCCTGCCATTGCTTTTTCCTCTAAAGACGTGGTTGCAGTGTTCCCCAGAGAGCTCCTAAGTTG TATCAACAAAAATCTTGAACAAGCTCGACAAGATGATGCAGCAGGTTCCTGGGCAAAGTTGTGCATCTACAGAGTCCCCCACTACCTGCGAGAAGGGGATGACAAGGCTTATGTTCCTCAGCTTGTCTCCTTGGCGTCTCACCACCATGGGAAGAACCGCCTACGCCAAATGGATCGCCATAAGTGGCGTTCTCTACACCATGTACTCAAGCGTACTAATAAGGACATAAAACTGTTCCTTGATTCTATCAGAGAACTTGAAGAGAAAGCTCATTCCTGTTACGAGGTTTCCATCGCTGTTAACAGCAATGAATTTGTGGAAATGATGGTTCTTGATGGTTGTTTTGTGCTTGAACTTGCTGCTGAGGGATTCAAGCAACTTGGTAATGCCGGAAATGATCccgtttatatttttaaaatcaaataa